The Erigeron canadensis isolate Cc75 chromosome 4, C_canadensis_v1, whole genome shotgun sequence genome window below encodes:
- the LOC122595903 gene encoding protein-tyrosine-phosphatase IBR5 codes for MRKRERENPCGICGHYHKYEEGEVCGICGHRMPVGVEKTLITVSAFPSEILPEFLYLGSYDNASRSELLKTIGITRVLNTVPACQNLYKNSFTYHCLTDSPTIAFDNAVEYLEQCEKENARVLVHCMSGKNRSPAVVMAYLMKSRRWTLDQSYQWVKERRPPVDVNPDVMKQLQEYAQKIQAAVVPGGGAPPPTLGDGAPFSFGFTSPTPSNVPSAFPTFNTSATPSIFTRVDIPPPNEFTFGAAGQTQNTPSNLVSSGPSAVNPNASDVSMDGS; via the exons ATGAGGAAGAGGGAAAGAGAAAACCCATGTGGGATTTGTGGGCACTATCATAAATACGAAGAAGGTGAAGTTTGTGGGATATGTGGTCACCGGATGCCGGTCGGAGTTGAGAAAACATTGATTACGGTCAGTGCTTTTCCGTCGGAAATCTTGCCGGAGTTTTTGTATCTTGGTAGCTATGATAACGCTTCTCGTTCTGAACTTCTTAAGACTATTGGTATTACTCGTGTTCTTAAT ACCGTACCGGCATGTCAGAATCTCTACAAAAACTCATTTACTTATCATTGTCTCACCGATAGCCCAACTATCGCATTCGATAATGCAGTCGAGTATCTAG AGCAATGTGAAAAGGAGAATGCTCGAGTCCTTGTTCACTGCATGTCTGGAAAAAACAG GTCACCAGCTGTTGTGATGGCGTATTTGATGAAGAGCAGAAGGTGGACTCTTGATCAGAGTTACCAGTGGGTAAAAGAACGCCGACCGCCTGTTGACGTAAATCCAG ATGTTATGAAGCAACTGCAAGAGTATGCACAGAAAATTCAAGCTGCAGTGGTGCCAGGTGGTGGTGCTCCGCCACCAACTTTAGGTGATGGAGCCCCCTTTAGCTTTGGGTTTACAAGCCCAACCCCATCCAATGTTCCTTCGGCTTTTCCGACTTTCAACACCAGTGCAACCCCCTCCATTTTTACTCGTGTAGACATCCCACCTCCTAATGAGTTCACTTTTGGAGCTGCTGGTCAGACACAGAACACCCCGTCAAATCTCGTGTCATCTGGACCGAGTGCTGTGAATCCAAATGCCAGTGATGTATCGATGGACGGGTCTTAA
- the LOC122596728 gene encoding uncharacterized protein LOC122596728, which yields MANVIIPVRFKRITEAFDDDARARLCQSSSGSDHSSVTDLSDLVDSFLFEEAPADDDRNTNNNIINRDCFDDNYNKETLLDDINNNDVENFFGTDPDTKEMLADLLQVDAQDRVIIVNEVSDLIICQNMDGILDDGFKRRLMTMLRTRGFDAGLCKSRWEKTGRHPAGEYEYIDIVISNNNRYIVEVSLGSEFTIARPTKTYQSLLDMIPKITVIKTNELKQVTRLMCAAMRASLKSRDMLVSPWRKNGYMQKKWFSSFKRTTNALPVRSPSSVLADDRTGESFLSFEFLPVVGCRKEVGRTHVVSNLKTLMLSGMS from the exons atgGCAAATGTTATTATTCCTGTGAGATTCAAGAGAATAACAGAAGCATTTGATGATGATGCAAGAGCAAGGCTCTGCCAAAGCAGTAGCGGAAGTGACCATTCTTCCGTCACTGATCTTTCGGATCTCGTTGACTCCTTTTTATTCGAAGAAGCGCCGGCGGATGATGATCGAAACaccaacaataatattattaataggGATTGTTTTGATGACAATTATAATAAGGAGACATTATTAgatgatattaataataatgatgttgAGAATTTTTTTGGTACGGATCCGGATACTAAGGAAATGCTGGCCGATTTGTTACAAGTAGATGCTCAAGATCGAGTGATCATTGTTAATGAAGTTTCTGATCTCATCATTTGCCAAAATATGGACGGGATTTTGGATGATGGATTTAAGAGACGGTTGATGACTATGTTGAGAACTCGAGGATTTGATGCTG GTCTATGTAAGTCACGATGGGAGAAAACCGGACGGCATCCAGCTGGCGAATACGAGTACATCGACATTGTCATCTCCAACAATAATCGTTACATTGTGGAAGTCTCATTAGGATCCGAATTTACAATCGCACGGCCAACAAAAACTTATCAATCACTACTCGATATGATTCCCAAAATTACGGTTATTAAAACAAACGAGCTAAAGCAAGTTACAAGGCTAATGTGTGCCGCAATGAGAGCTTCTTTGAAATCTAGAGACATGCTTGTTTCACCATGGAGAAAAAATGGTTACATGCAAAAGAAATGGTTTAGTTCCTTTAAACGAACTACAAACGCTCTGCCAGTGCGGTCACCGTCATCAGTTTTAGCTGATGACCGCACTGGTgaaagttttttaagttttgagTTTTTACCGGTGGTTGGATGTAGGAAGGAGGTTGGGAGAACGCATGTGGTAAGTAATTTGAAAACGTTGATGTTGAGTGGCATGTCATAG
- the LOC122597664 gene encoding uncharacterized protein LOC122597664 yields the protein MKKLYQHTKGKVHPSPPPPPPSNTSDHYLSFLPLAIATLAAALSPEDQQVLAYLLSTGSKPSKNSGGGATTGGDHPPQFTCNCFTCYTSFWARWDSSPNRKKIHDIIDAYEDGLVHNTKKNGKNKKDRKSKGFSSSTNSAKPASSVTHAPPVVESVTHAPPQVEQKDGVSDDDIGSSSVRKIVSFIGERIWGVWGI from the coding sequence ATGAAAAAACTCTACCAACACACCAAAGGCAAAGTCCatccatcaccaccaccgccgccaccatccAACACTTCTGACCACTATCTATCCTTCCTTCCTCTAGCTATAGCCACCTTAGCCGCCGCCCTTTCACCAGAAGACCAACAAGTCTTGGCATACCTTCTTTCCACCGGAAGCAAACCCAGCAAGAACTCTGGCGGTGGAGCCACCACCGGCGGTGACCATCCACCACAGTTTACATGCAACTGTTTTACTTGTTATACAAGTTTTTGGGCTCGGTGGGATTCTTCACCGAATAGGAAAAAAATACATGATATTATTGATGCTTATGAAGATGGGCTGGTTCATAATACCAAGAAAAATGGTAAAAACAAGAAAGATAGAAAAAGCAAAGGCTTTTCTTCTTCTACTAATAGTGCTAAGCCTGCTAGTAGTGTGACTCACGCGCCGCCTGTTGTGGAGAGTGTAACTCACGCGCCTCCGCAAGTTGAGCAAAAGGATGGTGTTTCCGATGATGATATTGGGTCGTCTTCAGTGAGAAAGATTGTAAGCTTTATTGGAGAAAGGATTTGGGGCGTTTGGGGCATATGA